A window from Enterocloster bolteae encodes these proteins:
- the lepB gene encoding signal peptidase I, with product MDFYVNEDTAWLRKAVRWTVNVVLVLASAWFLVYGFCTQVPVSGGSMQPVLDADDVVLVNRLIYDVGKPERFDIVVFEREDHKKNVKRIIGLPGETVQIKGGYIFIDGELLNAEDGLEQVSLAGRADTPIKLEDNEYFLLGDNRDSSEDSRFPNIGNVKREQIQGKVWFRIFPLLKLDFIHSR from the coding sequence ATGGATTTTTATGTGAATGAGGATACGGCGTGGCTGAGAAAAGCAGTCCGCTGGACGGTCAATGTGGTGTTGGTCCTGGCCAGTGCCTGGTTCCTGGTCTACGGTTTCTGTACTCAGGTGCCTGTGTCAGGCGGTTCCATGCAGCCGGTTTTAGATGCGGACGATGTGGTCCTGGTGAACCGCCTGATTTATGATGTGGGAAAGCCAGAACGGTTTGACATCGTGGTATTTGAGCGCGAGGACCACAAGAAGAATGTGAAGCGGATCATCGGTCTGCCTGGTGAGACCGTGCAGATTAAGGGCGGCTATATATTCATTGACGGCGAGCTTTTAAACGCGGAGGACGGCCTGGAACAGGTGTCCCTGGCAGGAAGGGCGGACACTCCCATTAAGCTGGAGGACAATGAGTATTTTCTCCTGGGAGATAACAGGGACAGCAGTGAGGACAGCCGGTTCCCCAACATTGGAAATGTAAAAAGAGAGCAGATACAGGGCAAGGTCTGGTTCAGGATATTTCCCCTTCTGAAACTGGACTTCATCCATTCAAGATAG
- the ylqF gene encoding ribosome biogenesis GTPase YlqF, producing MNIQWYPGHMTKAKRAMKEDMKLIDLVIELVDARVPLSSRNPDIDDLGAGKARMVLLNKSDLADERQNARWAAWFEDKGIHVVKVDARNKGTLKQVQSVIQEACKEKIERDRRRGILNRPIRTMVVGIPNVGKSTFINSFAGKACAKTGNKPGVTKGNQWIRLNKTLELLDTPGILWPRFEDQQVGLKLALIGSINDQILNKDELACELIRFLKKRYPQVLAERFGLETEGKEAAVILEEIARVRACLLKGGDLDVSRAAGLLLDDFRAGKLGRITLEEPENQKDKVE from the coding sequence ATGAACATTCAGTGGTATCCTGGTCATATGACCAAGGCAAAACGGGCCATGAAGGAAGATATGAAGCTTATTGACCTGGTAATCGAGCTGGTAGACGCCAGGGTTCCCCTTTCCAGCCGGAATCCGGACATAGATGACCTGGGCGCGGGCAAGGCCAGGATGGTGCTTCTCAACAAATCGGACCTGGCGGACGAGCGGCAGAATGCCCGCTGGGCAGCCTGGTTTGAGGACAAGGGCATTCACGTGGTGAAGGTTGACGCCAGGAACAAGGGAACACTTAAGCAGGTGCAGTCCGTCATCCAGGAGGCATGTAAGGAAAAGATAGAAAGGGACCGGCGCAGGGGCATTCTGAACCGTCCCATACGTACCATGGTGGTGGGGATTCCCAATGTGGGCAAGTCCACCTTCATCAATTCCTTTGCAGGAAAGGCCTGCGCCAAGACCGGCAACAAGCCCGGCGTCACCAAGGGAAACCAGTGGATACGCCTGAATAAGACGCTGGAGCTTCTGGACACCCCCGGAATCCTGTGGCCCAGGTTTGAGGATCAGCAGGTGGGCCTGAAGCTGGCTCTCATCGGCTCCATCAATGACCAGATTCTCAACAAAGATGAGCTGGCCTGCGAGCTTATACGCTTTTTGAAAAAGCGTTATCCCCAGGTGCTGGCAGAACGGTTTGGCCTGGAAACAGAGGGAAAGGAAGCTGCCGTTATCCTGGAGGAAATAGCCAGGGTCAGGGCCTGCCTGTTAAAAGGCGGGGATCTGGATGTGTCCAGGGCGGCAGGCCTGCTTCTGGATGATTTCAGGGCAGGCAAGTTGGGGCGGATCACGCTGGAGGAGCCGGAGAATCAAAAGGACAAGGTGGAATGA
- a CDS encoding ribonuclease HII, giving the protein MAARVLKGEKLEQEMARLEAMAEYEKEYDACTYICGIDEAGRGPLAGPVAAGAVVLPKGCRILYLNDSKKLSEKRREELFLEIKEKAVAWNVGLASPARIDEINILQATYEAMREAVKGLSVKPEVLLNDAVTIPGLEGVQVPIIKGDAKSLSIAAASILAKVTRDHMMAEYEELFPGYGFAKHKGYGTAAHIAAIRELGPCPIHRRSFIRNIVQADTYE; this is encoded by the coding sequence ATGGCTGCAAGGGTACTAAAGGGAGAAAAGCTGGAGCAGGAGATGGCCCGTCTGGAGGCCATGGCGGAATATGAGAAGGAGTATGATGCCTGCACCTATATCTGCGGTATTGATGAAGCGGGCAGGGGACCCCTGGCGGGACCGGTGGCAGCAGGAGCCGTAGTGCTTCCCAAGGGATGCCGTATCCTGTATCTCAATGATTCCAAGAAACTGTCGGAGAAACGCCGTGAGGAACTGTTTTTAGAGATAAAGGAAAAGGCTGTAGCATGGAATGTGGGCCTGGCATCTCCTGCCCGGATTGACGAAATCAATATTCTTCAGGCCACCTATGAGGCCATGAGGGAGGCTGTGAAGGGGCTTTCCGTGAAGCCGGAAGTGCTTCTCAACGACGCTGTCACCATTCCCGGGCTGGAGGGGGTGCAGGTGCCTATTATTAAAGGGGACGCAAAGAGCCTGTCCATAGCGGCAGCCAGCATCCTGGCAAAGGTCACCAGGGACCATATGATGGCTGAGTACGAGGAATTATTTCCCGGATATGGATTTGCCAAACACAAGGGATACGGCACGGCGGCCCACATTGCTGCCATCAGAGAGCTTGGGCCCTGCCCTATTCACAGGAGAAGCTTTATCAGGAATATTGTTCAGGCGGATACATATGAATAA
- a CDS encoding YraN family protein, which produces MNKRQTGSRYEETAAAFLTSKGYRVLERNFRCRQGEIDLICRHGRYLVFAEVKYRSGLSMGSPAEAVDARKQERIRRAAAFYLYSHGMGGDVPCRFDVVGILGSDIELIQDAF; this is translated from the coding sequence ATGAATAAGAGACAGACAGGCAGCCGTTATGAGGAAACAGCGGCTGCCTTTTTAACAAGTAAGGGTTACCGCGTGCTGGAGCGGAATTTCCGGTGCCGCCAGGGAGAAATTGATTTGATTTGCCGCCATGGCAGGTACCTTGTTTTTGCAGAGGTAAAATACCGCTCCGGGCTGTCCATGGGAAGCCCGGCGGAGGCTGTTGACGCAAGGAAGCAGGAGCGCATACGGCGGGCAGCGGCCTTTTATCTGTACAGCCATGGAATGGGCGGGGACGTGCCCTGCCGGTTTGACGTGGTGGGAATCCTGGGCAGTGACATTGAGCTGATACAGGATGCATTTTGA
- the pgeF gene encoding peptidoglycan editing factor PgeF, which produces MDINWSYKNKSRVFDTKESAGVPYLSFKALDDTGLAVNGFSTRMGGASRGKFSTMNFSYSRGDAAEDVLENFTRMAAALGVERDRMVVSHQTHTVNLRRVTLEDAGKGVVRERDYRDIDGLITDVPGLTLVTFYADCVPLYLLDPVNRAIGLSHSGWRGTVKRMGQVTVDAMKEAFGTKPEDLIACVGPSICRDCFEVGGEVVEEFREAFGPEHREALYCQGKRPGKYQLDLWKANEIIFREAGIRRENIHITNICTMCNSDYLFSHRKVGEERGNLAAFLCLK; this is translated from the coding sequence ATGGATATAAACTGGAGCTATAAGAACAAATCCCGCGTATTTGATACAAAAGAAAGTGCAGGCGTTCCCTACCTCTCATTTAAGGCGCTGGATGATACTGGGCTGGCCGTCAATGGTTTTTCCACCCGCATGGGCGGAGCCAGCAGGGGAAAATTTTCCACCATGAATTTCTCTTACAGCAGAGGAGACGCAGCGGAGGATGTGCTGGAAAACTTTACGCGTATGGCAGCCGCCCTGGGAGTGGAGCGGGACCGCATGGTGGTGTCCCACCAGACCCATACGGTCAACCTGCGCCGGGTGACGCTGGAGGATGCGGGAAAGGGTGTTGTAAGGGAACGGGATTACAGGGACATCGACGGTCTGATTACCGATGTGCCGGGGCTTACCCTGGTGACCTTTTATGCGGACTGTGTGCCCCTGTACCTGTTGGATCCGGTAAACAGGGCCATTGGGCTCAGCCATTCCGGATGGAGGGGAACGGTTAAGCGCATGGGCCAGGTGACGGTGGATGCCATGAAGGAAGCCTTCGGCACAAAGCCGGAGGATCTGATTGCCTGTGTGGGTCCCAGCATCTGCCGGGACTGCTTTGAAGTGGGCGGTGAAGTGGTGGAGGAATTTAGGGAGGCCTTTGGGCCGGAACACCGGGAAGCGCTGTATTGCCAAGGAAAAAGGCCCGGAAAGTATCAGCTGGATTTGTGGAAGGCCAATGAAATCATTTTCCGCGAGGCAGGCATACGCCGGGAGAATATCCATATCACTAACATCTGCACCATGTGCAACAGCGATTATCTCTTTTCACACCGGAAAGTGGGGGAGGAGCGGGGAAACCTGGCAGCGTTTCTGTGCCTTAAGTAG
- a CDS encoding suppressor of fused domain protein yields MDVLLEEWSPVCSIQAVVEDNGQAVYFYLWVNPGSENAEIRNCWICNRVPAMEDMDYEAMKMGMAPRMPRAYVTHDSAGICLDREKLSLVWFEEGDGAALYEDGRMIAVIPGWADREFPGYSLYAKGMAPFAWELQEALPVLEQRMERSRMYWDIMRGGYFETMQQEQLAAMEAFFGPHKKYYAIDGGGFPPKALVTGERKGSQYAFTLGNGALAQPKVEQYFQDETWKYRRMELGVAFPKGCSQEGIMAMLNYTAAQASLPWKELGWLGHGHTIPCSGVEGYEGVLLLSPGLCGVQEGPAYPMFMDEPVNLLWMMLLTGEEYELVKEQGTDPILEKKGADPAAWNLV; encoded by the coding sequence ATGGATGTATTATTGGAGGAGTGGTCTCCTGTATGCAGCATACAGGCTGTTGTGGAGGACAACGGACAGGCGGTCTATTTCTACCTTTGGGTGAATCCCGGAAGCGAGAACGCAGAGATTCGCAACTGCTGGATCTGCAACCGGGTTCCGGCCATGGAAGATATGGATTATGAGGCCATGAAGATGGGAATGGCCCCGCGTATGCCCAGGGCATACGTGACCCATGATTCTGCGGGTATCTGCCTGGACAGGGAAAAATTGTCCCTGGTCTGGTTTGAAGAGGGAGACGGTGCAGCCCTGTATGAGGACGGCAGGATGATTGCGGTTATTCCTGGCTGGGCCGACCGGGAATTTCCGGGATATTCCCTATACGCAAAGGGTATGGCGCCCTTTGCCTGGGAGCTTCAGGAGGCGCTGCCTGTTCTGGAACAGCGGATGGAGCGCAGCCGGATGTACTGGGACATTATGAGGGGAGGATATTTTGAGACCATGCAGCAGGAACAGCTGGCTGCCATGGAAGCATTTTTTGGTCCCCACAAAAAGTATTATGCCATTGACGGAGGCGGATTTCCGCCAAAGGCTCTGGTGACAGGAGAACGAAAGGGCAGCCAGTATGCGTTTACCCTTGGAAACGGGGCCCTGGCCCAGCCAAAGGTGGAACAGTATTTTCAGGATGAGACATGGAAATACCGCCGCATGGAACTGGGAGTGGCTTTTCCCAAGGGATGCAGCCAGGAAGGCATTATGGCCATGCTTAACTATACAGCGGCCCAGGCGTCCCTGCCATGGAAGGAACTGGGCTGGCTGGGACACGGCCATACCATTCCCTGCAGCGGAGTGGAAGGCTATGAAGGTGTTCTGCTTCTGAGCCCTGGCCTGTGCGGCGTACAGGAAGGCCCTGCCTATCCCATGTTCATGGACGAGCCCGTGAACCTGCTGTGGATGATGCTGCTTACCGGCGAAGAGTATGAACTGGTAAAGGAACAGGGGACGGATCCTATTTTGGAAAAGAAGGGCGCGGACCCGGCTGCCTGGAACCTGGTGTGA
- a CDS encoding ribose-phosphate pyrophosphokinase, which translates to MANNFVFKDSLPVAPLKIAALESCKDLAAKVNDHIVQFRRNDIEELMRRKEDLHYRGYDVDSYLLHCSCPRFGTGEGKAVINESVRGTDVFVMVDVMNYSIPYTVSGYTNHMSPDDHFQDLKRIIGACSATAHRVNVVMPFLYESRQHKRNKRESLDCAMALEELAALGMENIITFDAHDPRVQNAIPLIGFDNFMPTYQFVKALFSHDSNIRIDKEHLMVVSPDEGAMNRAVYLANNLGVDMGMFYKRRDYSQVIGGRNPIVAHEFLGSSVEGKTVLIIDDMISSGESMLDTCKELKEHKADKVIVCCTFGLFTNGLEKFDEYYHQGYLDYVITTNLNYRTQELLNREWYLEADMSKYLAAVINSLNHDRSISASLSPTEKIQKLVQKHQNGGYEYFQKLV; encoded by the coding sequence ATGGCTAACAATTTTGTATTCAAAGATTCCCTTCCCGTAGCGCCTTTAAAAATCGCTGCACTGGAAAGCTGTAAGGATCTTGCAGCCAAGGTGAACGACCATATTGTACAATTCAGGCGCAATGATATAGAGGAACTGATGCGCCGCAAGGAGGACCTTCACTACCGCGGGTACGACGTGGATTCCTATCTGCTTCACTGCAGCTGTCCCAGATTCGGAACAGGCGAGGGCAAAGCTGTCATCAATGAATCCGTAAGGGGCACAGATGTTTTTGTCATGGTGGATGTGATGAATTACAGCATTCCCTACACGGTAAGCGGTTATACCAACCACATGTCGCCGGACGACCATTTTCAGGATTTGAAGCGGATTATCGGGGCCTGCTCCGCAACCGCCCACAGGGTCAATGTGGTCATGCCCTTCCTATATGAAAGCCGCCAGCACAAGCGCAACAAACGCGAATCTCTGGACTGCGCCATGGCTTTAGAGGAACTGGCAGCCTTAGGCATGGAAAACATCATCACCTTTGACGCCCACGATCCCCGGGTACAAAACGCCATTCCGCTGATTGGCTTTGACAATTTCATGCCCACGTATCAGTTTGTAAAGGCCCTCTTTTCCCATGATTCCAACATCCGCATTGACAAGGAACACTTAATGGTGGTCAGTCCGGACGAGGGAGCCATGAACCGCGCCGTATACCTTGCCAACAACCTGGGTGTGGATATGGGTATGTTCTATAAACGCAGGGATTATTCCCAGGTAATTGGCGGCCGCAATCCAATTGTGGCGCATGAATTCCTGGGCTCTTCCGTAGAAGGCAAAACCGTACTTATTATTGACGACATGATTTCCTCCGGCGAAAGCATGCTGGACACCTGTAAGGAGTTAAAGGAACACAAGGCTGACAAGGTCATCGTCTGCTGCACCTTCGGTCTCTTTACCAACGGCCTTGAGAAATTTGACGAGTACTACCATCAGGGATATCTGGATTATGTCATCACCACCAACCTGAATTACCGTACCCAGGAACTGCTTAACAGGGAATGGTATCTGGAAGCCGACATGAGCAAATACCTGGCCGCTGTCATCAACTCCCTGAACCATGACCGCTCCATCAGCGCTTCCCTCTCTCCCACGGAGAAGATTCAGAAGCTGGTCCAGAAGCATCAGAACGGCGGATACGAGTATTTCCAGAAGCTTGTATAA
- a CDS encoding DUF6472 family protein has protein sequence MKPGKNKKTSCECCGNYVYDEENDYYICEVNLDEDEMGRFLRGTVSACPYYQSDDEYRIVRRQM, from the coding sequence ATGAAACCTGGAAAGAACAAAAAGACCAGCTGTGAGTGCTGCGGCAATTACGTATATGATGAGGAAAATGATTACTATATCTGTGAAGTGAATCTGGACGAGGATGAGATGGGGCGCTTTTTAAGAGGTACTGTTAGCGCATGTCCTTATTACCAGTCCGATGATGAATACCGGATTGTGCGCAGGCAGATGTGA
- the der gene encoding ribosome biogenesis GTPase Der produces the protein MSKPIVAIVGRPNVGKSTLFNVIAGDTISIVKDTPGVTRDRIYADCDWLNMNFTLIDTGGIEPDSKDIILSQMREQAEIAISTADVIIFIVDVRQGLVDSDSKVADLLRKSHKPVVLAVNKVDSVAKYGNDVYEFYNLGIGEPVAVSAASRLGIGDLLDEVVKHFDSEQMEEEEDERPRIAVVGKPNVGKSSIINKLVGENRVIVSDIAGTTRDAVDTEVIHEGTPYVFIDTAGLRRKSKIKEELERYSIIRTVSAVERADVVVVVIDATEGVTEQDAKIAGIAHERGKGIIVAVNKWDAIEKTDKTIYEYTRKIKEVLSFIPYAEYLFISAATGQRLTKLFEMIDVVRQNQNLRVATGVLNEIMTEAVAMQQPPSDKGKRLKIYYMTQVAVKPPTFVIFVNDKELMHFSYTRYLENQIRNAFGFKGTSLKFLVRERKGKEQ, from the coding sequence ATGAGTAAACCAATAGTTGCAATCGTAGGCAGGCCCAATGTGGGAAAGTCTACGTTGTTTAATGTCATAGCAGGAGATACCATTTCCATTGTAAAGGACACGCCGGGCGTGACCAGGGACCGGATTTACGCGGACTGCGACTGGCTGAATATGAATTTCACGCTGATTGACACCGGAGGTATCGAGCCGGATTCCAAGGATATCATCCTTTCCCAGATGCGGGAGCAGGCGGAGATTGCCATTTCTACTGCGGATGTGATTATTTTTATCGTGGATGTGCGTCAGGGACTGGTGGATTCGGATTCAAAGGTGGCTGATTTGCTGCGCAAATCCCACAAGCCGGTGGTGCTGGCTGTGAACAAGGTGGACAGCGTTGCCAAGTACGGCAATGACGTCTACGAGTTTTACAATCTGGGAATCGGAGAGCCTGTCGCTGTATCGGCTGCTTCGCGGCTGGGAATTGGTGATCTGCTGGACGAAGTGGTGAAGCACTTTGACTCGGAGCAGATGGAGGAAGAAGAGGACGAGCGTCCGAGAATCGCTGTGGTAGGCAAGCCGAATGTGGGAAAGTCTTCCATTATTAATAAGCTTGTGGGCGAGAACCGCGTCATTGTGTCGGATATAGCAGGCACTACCAGGGATGCGGTGGATACGGAGGTTATCCATGAAGGAACCCCTTATGTATTCATAGATACGGCCGGCCTGCGCCGCAAGAGCAAGATAAAGGAAGAACTGGAGCGCTACAGCATTATCCGTACCGTGTCCGCCGTGGAACGGGCCGATGTGGTGGTTGTGGTCATAGACGCCACGGAAGGCGTCACGGAGCAGGATGCCAAGATTGCCGGAATCGCCCATGAGAGAGGCAAGGGAATCATTGTAGCCGTAAATAAATGGGATGCCATCGAGAAAACGGACAAGACCATATACGAATATACCAGAAAAATCAAGGAGGTCCTGTCCTTCATCCCATACGCGGAATATCTCTTTATATCCGCGGCAACAGGACAGCGTCTGACCAAGCTTTTTGAGATGATTGACGTGGTGCGCCAGAACCAGAACCTGAGGGTGGCCACCGGCGTTCTCAACGAAATCATGACAGAGGCAGTGGCCATGCAGCAGCCGCCTTCCGACAAGGGAAAACGGCTTAAGATTTACTATATGACCCAGGTGGCGGTAAAGCCTCCAACCTTTGTGATCTTTGTAAACGACAAGGAACTGATGCATTTTTCTTATACCAGGTATCTGGAGAACCAGATCAGAAATGCCTTCGGCTTTAAAGGGACATCCCTAAAATTCCTTGTCAGGGAACGAAAAGGAAAAGAGCAGTAG
- the plsY gene encoding glycerol-3-phosphate 1-O-acyltransferase PlsY — translation MEQIICLAMGYVFGLFQTGFIYGRSKGIDIRQHGSGNSGSTNALRVMGVKAGLIVFMGDFLKTVIPCFLVRILFRSQPGYIYVLILCAGFGVILGHNFPFYLKFKGGKGIAATAGIMFSLDWRLTAVCLLAFVLIVAVTRYVSLGSLVVSAIFLCWNIYFGHLGAYGLAPEARPQFYAVSAVIAAMAFWRHRANIVRLVQGRENKVGAKKKTE, via the coding sequence GTGGAACAGATTATATGTTTGGCCATGGGATATGTCTTTGGTTTATTCCAGACCGGTTTCATTTACGGCAGGTCCAAGGGAATTGATATACGCCAGCACGGCAGCGGCAATTCGGGAAGCACCAATGCCCTGCGCGTTATGGGAGTAAAGGCAGGTCTCATTGTATTCATGGGTGATTTCCTGAAAACGGTGATACCCTGCTTCCTGGTAAGGATTCTTTTCCGGTCCCAGCCGGGGTATATCTATGTGCTGATACTCTGTGCGGGCTTCGGCGTCATACTGGGCCATAATTTTCCTTTTTATCTTAAGTTTAAAGGCGGTAAGGGGATTGCGGCAACAGCAGGCATCATGTTTTCGCTGGACTGGCGGCTGACAGCTGTCTGCCTGCTGGCCTTTGTTCTTATCGTGGCGGTGACCAGGTATGTGTCCCTGGGCTCCCTGGTGGTGTCCGCTATTTTCCTGTGCTGGAACATCTATTTCGGCCATTTGGGGGCTTACGGGCTGGCACCCGAGGCCAGACCCCAGTTCTACGCTGTTTCTGCGGTTATAGCGGCCATGGCTTTCTGGAGGCACAGGGCGAATATCGTCAGACTGGTACAGGGCAGGGAGAACAAGGTAGGCGCTAAGAAAAAGACAGAGTAG
- a CDS encoding NAD(P)H-dependent glycerol-3-phosphate dehydrogenase, whose amino-acid sequence MASIGVIGSGTWGTALSVLLNGNGHTVQIWSAIPQEIAELKETRIHRNLPEVKIPEAIGLTDDLEEAMRDKDLLVLAVPSVFVRQTSQRMKPYIKQGQVITNVAKGIEEKSLMTLSQIIEEELPEAEVTVLSGPSHAEEVSRGLPTTCVAGAHKRSVAEFVQGIFMSEVFRVYTSPDVLGIELGGALKNVIALAAGMADGLGYGDNTKAALITRGIAEISRLGIDMGGRMETFAGLTGIGDLIVTCASMHSRNRRAGILIGRGYTMEEAMAEVKMVVEGVYSAKAALALSQQYKVSMPIVEQVNAILFGGMPAKEAVLELMLRDKRIENSDLEWSEE is encoded by the coding sequence ATGGCATCAATCGGTGTAATCGGATCAGGCACATGGGGCACAGCCCTGTCAGTTTTACTTAACGGCAATGGACATACGGTACAGATATGGTCCGCCATTCCGCAGGAGATAGCGGAACTAAAGGAGACACGTATCCACCGCAATCTTCCTGAGGTAAAGATCCCGGAAGCAATCGGGCTTACGGATGACCTTGAGGAGGCTATGAGGGATAAGGACCTTCTGGTACTGGCTGTTCCCTCGGTTTTTGTGAGGCAGACATCACAAAGGATGAAGCCCTACATAAAGCAGGGCCAGGTGATAACAAACGTGGCAAAGGGAATCGAGGAGAAGAGCCTCATGACCCTGTCCCAGATTATTGAGGAGGAGCTGCCGGAGGCTGAGGTGACGGTCCTTTCAGGGCCCAGCCATGCGGAGGAAGTGAGCAGGGGCCTCCCCACCACATGTGTGGCCGGCGCCCATAAGCGCAGCGTGGCTGAATTTGTCCAGGGAATCTTCATGAGCGAGGTATTCCGCGTGTATACCAGCCCTGATGTGCTGGGAATTGAGCTGGGAGGCGCCCTTAAAAATGTGATTGCCCTGGCCGCCGGTATGGCCGACGGTCTGGGATACGGCGACAACACCAAGGCTGCCCTCATTACCAGGGGAATCGCGGAGATATCCCGCCTGGGCATTGACATGGGCGGACGGATGGAGACATTTGCCGGACTTACAGGCATAGGGGATTTAATTGTGACCTGTGCCAGCATGCACAGCCGCAACCGCAGGGCAGGCATCCTGATTGGCCGGGGCTATACCATGGAGGAAGCCATGGCAGAGGTAAAGATGGTGGTGGAGGGTGTGTATTCCGCCAAGGCGGCTCTGGCGCTGTCGCAGCAGTACAAGGTGTCCATGCCGATTGTGGAACAGGTCAATGCCATCCTGTTCGGAGGCATGCCTGCAAAGGAAGCGGTTCTGGAGCTGATGCTCAGGGATAAGCGTATCGAAAACTCGGATTTGGAGTGGTCGGAAGAATAA
- a CDS encoding ABC transporter substrate-binding protein, which yields MKKRFLSLGLAAVMAMSLTACGGSNTAETTKAAETTAADAKAEGSEAADTAATDAGAAGGVFKIGGIGPVTGGAAVYGVAVQHGAELAVKEINEAGGINGAQIEFNFQDDEHDAEKSVNAYNTLKDWGMQVLMGTVTSAPCIAVADKTAADNMFQITPSGSAVECAANPNVFRICFSDPDQGAASAKYIGENKLASKVAVIYDSSDVYSSGIYEKFAEESANQGIEIVAAEAFTADSNKDFSTQLQKAKDAGAELVFLPIYYTEASLILQQASTMGFAPQFFGCDGMDGILQVQNFDTKLAEGLMLLTPFAADATDDLTVKFVESYKAAYNEVPVQFAADAYDAIYAIKAAIEDANVTPDADASTICDALKASMLNIKLDGLTGEGMTWTEDGEPHKAPKAVKVVDGAYSAM from the coding sequence ATGAAGAAGAGATTTTTAAGTCTGGGCCTGGCAGCCGTTATGGCTATGTCATTGACAGCATGCGGCGGTTCCAATACGGCAGAGACCACAAAAGCAGCAGAGACTACTGCGGCAGATGCAAAAGCAGAGGGAAGCGAGGCAGCGGATACCGCAGCAACTGACGCAGGTGCGGCAGGCGGCGTGTTCAAGATTGGCGGCATCGGTCCTGTAACCGGCGGTGCGGCTGTGTACGGCGTGGCTGTACAGCACGGCGCAGAGCTGGCAGTAAAGGAAATCAATGAGGCCGGAGGAATAAACGGCGCACAGATTGAATTCAACTTCCAGGACGACGAGCATGACGCAGAGAAGTCTGTCAATGCTTATAATACATTAAAGGACTGGGGTATGCAGGTGCTGATGGGCACGGTTACCTCCGCTCCATGTATCGCAGTTGCAGATAAGACAGCAGCTGACAACATGTTCCAGATTACACCATCCGGTTCCGCTGTAGAGTGTGCGGCTAACCCCAACGTATTCCGTATCTGCTTCTCCGATCCGGACCAGGGCGCTGCATCCGCTAAGTACATAGGCGAGAACAAGCTGGCTTCCAAGGTTGCTGTTATCTATGACAGCTCCGACGTATATTCCAGCGGTATCTATGAGAAGTTCGCGGAAGAGTCCGCAAACCAGGGTATTGAGATTGTTGCAGCCGAGGCATTTACCGCTGACAGCAACAAGGATTTCTCCACCCAGTTACAGAAGGCCAAGGATGCAGGCGCTGAGCTGGTGTTCCTGCCAATTTACTATACCGAGGCTTCCCTGATCCTTCAGCAGGCCAGCACCATGGGCTTTGCACCGCAGTTCTTCGGATGCGACGGCATGGACGGTATCCTTCAGGTTCAGAACTTTGACACCAAGCTGGCAGAGGGACTTATGCTCCTGACACCATTCGCGGCAGATGCTACCGATGACCTGACCGTTAAGTTTGTTGAGAGCTACAAGGCTGCTTACAACGAGGTTCCGGTACAGTTTGCAGCAGATGCATACGATGCAATCTACGCTATCAAGGCTGCTATTGAGGACGCCAATGTAACTCCTGATGCAGACGCCAGCACGATTTGTGACGCGTTAAAGGCATCCATGCTGAATATCAAATTAGACGGCCTGACCGGCGAGGGCATGACCTGGACTGAGGACGGCGAGCCTCACAAGGCGCCTAAGGCTGTTAAGGTAGTGGACGGAGCTTACTCTGCAATGTAA